CATGTGATGGGTAGATATTGTGGGAAACTTTTAGTGAACCCATGAAAGaatcaaatgttttttttttataactcaggtgtccgggtGAGCATATGCGAACCTCGATTAATCCTGGGGCCTAGTTCCACCTGGCCACTTGCGGAGAGCTCATTTAAAGCTGGAGCAAAGCTCCGCATGGAAGAATCAAAGGTTGTCTAGAATTTTGTTGTTCATGCTAAATTTAGAACTGTGGTCACTTGGTTGAACTCTGTAATGTGTTAGCAAGAAATTGTGAAATTTAGAATTGTTAATTTTGAAGAGATTTGCATGGAAGCCTGCTATTGACAGTTCACTTTCAGGTTGTAATGATATCTAAACCACTGTCTCGACTAAATTCCGTATGAATAGAACCCAGTTGTGGGAGTAATCCAAATAAAATGGAGCTTGATATGTAGTGACAGGTTAAGAACTCTGAAACACAGTGTAAGACTTGCTTTACCGAAGCCTATTTATTTGTATGTTTTAGCATCTGTATTGGGTCTACCGAATGTGTTACTTGGGGAAGTAATGTATTTGGCGTTCTGGAACATGCCTAAACATTCCCCTCGAAACCCCCATATCTCTGATCCTCAAGAGGTCCTATAAGTAATCTTGGATTCTGGCTTAAATCTCCTCCTTGCTGGGGGTTTTCCTGATGTGCATGAGAAAAAATGTTGCgttgttttttgggtttggtggAGAAGGTTCAGTGAAGGCTTTGTTGAGAGCAGTTTGGTTCCTTTTCAGGAGATTTGGTGCAATTGTTATTTAGGGTTTAATTAGTTTGAGAATCTGGCCAATCAGTATTCTTTGGTTTACTCCTCCTTAGAGAACTAGTTAAATGCCATTTTTGTAGGTTTATTTACTGGATTTATGGTGCTTCAGCCACTCAAGGATGATGGGTTTCTCTTTAATGAAGGGTCTAGTTTAGATGGTCTCAGTGTCCTCACGTGGTCAGACGTTTAAGAGACTTTACATTCAGTTTATCTCCAGTGATTATGGAAGATGGGATGGTCAAAGGTAGCTATGGATTTTCATTAAAGAATATGACCAAATAATGCACGTGTTTGGGAGATTACAAATGAAACTATTGGCAAAGTGTCAAGGTGGGGTAGGACAAAAACAAGCTAAAAAGTACCCAGACACTCTAGAAATCCGTTACTTCTATTTATGACTTTGGTTGAAGTGCGACTCAAACAACTTGAAAGGTGTGCTGGTTCAATTTGCGTTATAAGTTTGTGTAGTTATGTGCATAATGTATATTGTGTTTAGAGTTTACCATTTATAACCAATCTTAAGGGTATATTAGTGCAGATCCCTTGTATGGGTTTTGCAGGTGATGATTTTTCTCTACTTAGATAATATCAAATATCAACTGATCTTAGGAAAGAGGAAAGCAGTTCTTGTGTAAAATATGCACCCCTGTCATTAGGAACACTTAAAATGAGTCCTAAGCTTGTTATGAATGTACAAGATCAGTCCAAGATCTACAATGGTAATTGCTGAAAGTTGGTGGCGTCTTGTATTTATGGTAGATTCTGAACAACTCACTGGATCTCTATCATTAATTGGCAATTCCAAAACTCTTAACTCAATCGGAAGGAGTAACTACTTACTCCTTATGCAATATAGGTTCTCAATATCCACGCTATCTTACAAACATCTATGCATAAGGCTTTTTGGGGTACCTCAATTACCAGGTCTATTGTCTTGAATatttttcatttcgagtttcacatatgacttcttttttttttttttttcacggacATATATGCAACCATGCGATCTTCTTAAAGTCAATGCAGTTTAGGCTTTGACTCTGATTTTCAAATCATCCCAATGACACTATTCCATCATTGATGAACATGAATTGGTTATTCTCTTGCATCAGAGACATGCCAGCTGATGTTTGTTTTTGTCCATCTTCTATTAACTTTCTTATAATCTCACCATAAAAAGATTTTCAAgtaatattttccaaaaactcCTTGAATTATCTTCAGTCTTGAAGATGCTTAATCATGCTAGATGAAGTCCAAAAGCTAGATAGTAACAAAATAGTAACAAAGGAGAGATAAACTGAAAACTAATGGGCTTTGCTGGTATGGGAAACTCTTCCCTATTCGACATGCGAGAACCTCTACAATCTTTTCCATCTGTGGGTTTGATAACATTTGTAAGAATCTCTTAAACAAGGTTTGGTGGGTGAATGCATTACATTATCCACTCCAACCATTGTTTACTTCCAAGGGCctctttttttaaagtttaaGTAACGTCAATTCTCTTAAAACGATTACTATTTAATATGTTACTATGCGCTTATGGCTAACTTTATTTTTCCCAAGTAAAGATTACAtgtttttgattgaaaaaagacgaagttccttttttttttttgataagtgaaaAAAGATGAAGTTCCTAAGGGAGTATGCTTTTATTATGTCATTAAATGTGTCTGTTGTTTATTCTTTTATCAAACTTTAACAATGTCTCGTTATTTGGAGTGGGTAGTAGCATTCGCAACTTTTATTCACAAGAGCAGCAAACTCGTTTCTTGTTCACGTTGAGCAACTTACCATACTTATTACTCATATGCCTAAAATCTCCTTTATTGTAAACAGGGAAATGCAAGTGCTTCCCTCCAGGATAACGGTTTTCCCGATTCACTGTCAATCTTGAACTCTGAGAAGGCAGTCCAGGAAATTATTCAGCAACCACTTATGCAGGGAATTGAGGATAATCTGATAGAGTTCTCAGAGGCAATGAGAAGTACGATTATTTTTTGGATCCCTCTAACCGTGCATATCTTTAGGGGAGCTATTGTCTTTACCGATGAATCTGGTCTCCAACTTGATGCTGATACTTATTTGTATACTTTCCCTATCATTTTTAGCTGTTGCGAAGGCATTAAGACGAGCTGCTGAAGGGAAGGCTTCTGCTCAAGCTGAGGCAGTTGAATGGAAACGTAAATATGAATTGGAGAGGGCACGGAATCTTACGTTGGAGCACAAAGGTTGTAATGAGCAAAAAGCATGTATTAACTATTCATAACTCATGGATTTAACATAGTGAATATGATATTAGTTTTGATTCTATTTCAAGCATTTTGCATGTGActtaaattttctctttttgtggGATTCATCTAGACACCATCCCGACTGCTCAAAGTCGGGACATTAATTAATCGTGCTATTCAGGTCTAAGTCTAAATGGTCCATCTATTTGCCTTGTAACGGACTTTTTCACACTTGAATATGAGACTTATCTCCAGAGTGAATGCTTTTGTCCCCACACTCATGCCCCATGTAAGCTTGGGGAATTAGCTCCCCCCAGGATCGAGAGTTGAGCTCTCAGTGCCTAGTTCTGCAGATGCTGCCCTGATGTTCAATTTGAACTTATTTTATGGCTTTTATGCTGATACTAACTCTGGCATGCCTTCTCTCACAATCTCACCTCCAAGTTCCAACTTAATCAACTTAAAACAAATGATTATGGTACAAGGGACGGCTTTTGCTAGTCTTCCGGCATACAGCTATGAAGGGATTGGTAAGCGCTGCAGGGTGAGATAGTTGATACCGTACCCGAATCTTCATGACCTAGCTGGTTTGGGAGCTACGGTTCTCTGCAGTGGTTCCTTTGCCAAATCTGTAGTTCGTTTAGAATGAATTGAGCGGAGAACCAATTCTGATTACAGCTTCTATTAGACTACCCTTGGTTCTGTTTCATCCTTCGCCATAATACAGCGTATCTATGTTCTTTGCATCTCTGATTATGCTTGGTTCTGGTTCATTCATTCAGCTGCTATCTGCAGTGGAACTTTGTCGTCATCAATTTTGTAATTTCAACAATTATCATCTTACTATGAGATTTCTGATATGTATTACAGTGCTGTCATCAGGGGAGAGTAATGGTGATGTTAATGGTGAGAGGGCAGATAGCTCTGCAGACCAACCTGTGCTGTCGAGTCAGACCTACAAGCAATCAGAGGTGTGTTGTGGGAAGCATGGACTTTGTTCCCATGAGGTGCTTCGGGATGGGGACCCTGATTCTGATTGCAATGTTGTTCAGAATAGGATGACTAGAAAGGTAGTTTCTTTTGCGGCTGCTAAATAACAGAGTTATTGTCTAATAAAACTGCAGTGTCTTTGATGTTGAATTTATTTTCGATGATCTGCAACAGAGCATTGCTCATTCCATTGGTAATGGTTGAAACTTGGCTCTGAAAGAAAGGACTTTTGTGGGTTAATTGGATACTGAGTTTGAAATGCTATTGAAACTTGGCTCTCTGTCACAGGCATCATTTAAATTATCTTGGTGTTGCAATGGCGATAATAGTGATCAACAAAAACACGACATTGTTTCTTTTGAGAGGGGAAATATAACGACTGCTGAACGTAGCAGTAAGCAGGTATAACTGCTGTTTTCTATACAAAATTCTGAATTGTATTAGTGCCTACATTGTAATACCCAAGAATCTTTCTTTGCATAAAGTAAGAAATTCTCACAGTTTGTTGGTCTTAACATCTCTATTCCATATAGTGCTTAGTTGAACACTCAAATTTCAATGTCAGATATCGTTGAAGTGGGAATCTCAGCCACAGACTGTACTTATTTTGACAAAACCAAATTCAACTTCTGTTCATATTCTATGTGCAGAAATGGTCAGGTATGGACGTTAAGGTTCCTTGGTATTCACACAATACAATTCTGGAATCATAATTTTCTATAATTCTTTTAATAGTTATGCTAGCGTTGAGCCTTCTGAAATTTCACATCTCCCTATGACGGTGTAataactttttgacttttttgttgCACCCTCTTGTTGCTATGAGATAGCTTAGTATCGGTTGTTAAAcccatttcctaacaacttaagcttttggacAATTGATTATCTTGGATTTTATAAGAGCCATGGTCACCCGAGATTCATGGACTGGGGTCTTCTAGTAGCATGTGTTGCATCGTTTACCAGGCGTAGGCATCACCTCAACCCATCGGCCACAAGAGCATCCATCATCAAACCCGACTCTCCACCTCCCATTCCTTCTTAACCAATGCACTAAGTGAAAAATCAGAATTTGTCTCTACAAATTTGactctcttctccttctcctcaaCTTAGCCTCTGTATCAAAAGAAGCATTGAGGTTGAAGGCTATAGGTTTTAGTCATTAAATGGACTTTGTGATGCTAAAGTTATGCTGTTCAGTCTGGAACATCTTATTGCTGGCTAACCAATTTTGCATTGGCTATTCAGCATGAAAATAGTGTGTGCTGACAGAATCTCCCCTTTGGAATATTTTTCTATGTGCATTATATCTATAGGTtctgtc
The sequence above is a segment of the Rhododendron vialii isolate Sample 1 chromosome 13a, ASM3025357v1 genome. Coding sequences within it:
- the LOC131314557 gene encoding NAD(H) kinase 1 isoform X4 encodes the protein MSPSQLDSNGNASASLQDNGFPDSLSILNSEKAVQEIIQQPLMQGIEDNLIEFSEAMRTVAKALRRAAEGKASAQAEAVEWKRKYELERARNLTLEHKVLSSGESNGDVNGERADSSADQPVLSSQTYKQSEVCCGKHGLCSHEVLRDGDPDSDCNVVQNRMTRKASFKLSWCCNGDNSDQQKHDIVSFERGNITTAERSSKQISLKWESQPQTVLILTKPNSTSVHILCAEMVRWLKEKKKLNIFVEPRVRIELLTESSYYNFVQTWQDADKEIVLLHMKVDLVVTLGGDGTVLWAASMFKGPVPPVVPFSLGSLGFMTPFHSEHYRECLDSILRGPISITLRHRLLCHVIRDAAKNEYDTEESVIVLNEVTIDRGISSFLTNLECYCDNSFVTCVQGDGLILSTTSGSTAYSLAAGGSMVHPQDKF